TCTCCAGCTCCCAGCCCATACTTGTTTTTCAGAGCTCTTTGAAAATCAGTTAGCCTCTCTAACCTTCTGTGTCGCGCCAAAACTTTTCACCCCAATCTGATTTATGACTAAAGCATTAACATCTTAGGTCTGTAAGATTTATTAATCCGGTATCTATAGTATACATACTGAGGTCATATTTAAGTGGTTGTGTTCATCCTTATTCAAACATTATGAAATTTAGCAGATCTTACAAATTCGTAGGACCGCTACGCCTAAACCGTAGAGTGTTTCTACCTATTATAAATCTGATTTTTTTATGTTATATGATTTAAGGATTGTCTTGATAATTTCTTATAAAAAGAAAATATCTCATAAAATTTTCAGCCAAAGTAAATCTACTATGAGTCATAGAAATAGGCTCTATGACTCATTTAATGGGTATTTTGTGAGTCATAGAAATAGGCTCTATGACTCATTTAATGAGTATTTTGTGAGCCATATAAAGCCTTACACAACTTCTGAGCTTGGCTTAAAATACGGAAGGCCTTAAAAGGTGGCATTCAAATCAACAGTTTGCACTTAATATCTATATATAAGATTTGGTTTGTTATCGATTTTGAACTAGTAACGAAGGATATATTGTTATATTCATCCTCATTTATTCCTGCTGCATAGGCTGCACGACTACCTCTCCCGCTGAGTGCACTCGCAGATGTGGCAATATTCACACTTTATAATTAGTGTTCAAACTTTATTATTCAGTGTTCAAACTTTTTCTACAGTGTTCAAACTTTATTGTACCGGCACACCATTAAGCCACCTCTCCTGCGGCATGACCTGAAGCCCAAGCCCATTGGAAATTAAACCCGCCGAGCCAGCCGGTTACATCGAGAACCTCACCAATAAAATAAAGCCCCTGCCGGGTTTTACATTCCATAGTACGGGAAGAGACCTGTGCAGTATCGACTCCACCTAATGTTACCTCAGCAGTGCGATAACCCTCAGTGCCCGCCGGTACCAATTTCCAGCTTTGTAACTTTTCTCCAGCTTGCTGTAATTCCCCCTCCCCAAACTGTTTTAGGGGGCGGCTGACAATTTGCGCTCGCTGCAGGAAAAACTGTACTAACTTTTTGCTCCAAACCTCAGCCAAAACGCTGTGTAAGTGGCTATCCGGGCTCTGTTGTCGGCGCAACGGTAACCACTCTGCCAGATTTTTCTCTGGAGACAAGTCAAATACTACCGTTTGACCTTCTCGCCAGTGGCTGGAAACTTGCAAAACCGCTGGCCCACTCAGTCCCCTGTGAGTGAATAGCATCTGCTCCTGGAAACTACCTTCAGCGCAAGAAGCGGTCACTGAAAGAGAGGTTCCAGGCAGGGTACCCTGACGCTCTAATTGCCGTTTATGCTGGGTGAATGGCACTAGCGCTGCTCGAGTTGGAACTACATCAAGCCCAAACTGCTTAGCGATCTCATAGCCAAATCCGCTCGCCCCCATGGTGGGGATAGAAAGGCCTCCGGTAGCCACGACCAAGGATTCACAGGTAACCGTCCCCATACTGGTTTCGACCCTATACCCCTGCCCCAGAGCTCGAATTTGAGTAATGCTACAGCGCGTGCGGATCTGTGCCTTGGCCGCGCGGCATTCCGCCAGTAACAAGTCGACAATATCCCTTGATTTATTGTCGCAAAAGAGCTGACCGAGGGTTTTCTCGTGGTAGGCAACCCCGTGCTTTTCCACCAATGCAATAAAGTCCCACTGGCTATAGCGAGCCAAGGCGGACTTACAGAAATGGGGGTTGTTACTGTAGAAGTTCTCTGCACTGGTGTAGAGATTGGTAAAGTTGCAGCGGCCACCACCAGACATCAGGATTTTCTTTCCGACTTTGTTGGCGTGGTCCAGGACCAACACGTTGCGCCCGCGCTGGCCCGCTGTAGCCGCGCACATTAGTCCAGCTGCCCCAGCACCAATGACCAATACATCGACGCTTTCAGGTAGCTGGCTGGTAGAAACCTCTGTCATAGGTAGGAAATAGTACTGCAGTAAGACCGGTGATCAGGTGCGAGGCAAGGTAACGCCGCGCTGGCCCTGGTATTTGCCACCACGATCGGCATAGGACACATCACAAACCTCATCGGATTCGAAGAACAGCATCTGTGCCACACCCTCGTTGGCATAGATCTTCGCGGGCAAGTTAGTGGTATTGGAGAACTCCAAAGTCACATGACCTTCCCACTCCGGCTCCAGTGGCGTCACATTGACGATAATACCGCAACGGGCATAAGTGGATTTACCCAGGCAAACCGTCAATACAGAGCGCGGGATGCGGAAATACTCCACTGTACGCGCCAGGGCAAAGGAGTTTGGCGGAATAATGCAGTGGTCGCCTTCAACATCCACAAAGCTGTTTTCATCGAAGGTCTTGGGGTCAACTGTCGCTGAGTGAACATTGGTAAAAATCTTAAATTCACGAGCACAGCGAACATCGTAGCCATAGCTGGAGGTGCCATAGGAGATGAGTCGATCGCCATTATCGTTATGACGCACCTGACCGGCCTCAAAAGGCTCAATCATACCGTGCTGCTCTGCCATGCGGCGAATCCACTTGTCGGACTTGATACTCACTCCGTCCCCCTGAATAGAATAA
This DNA window, taken from Microbulbifer sp. VAAF005, encodes the following:
- a CDS encoding NAD(P)/FAD-dependent oxidoreductase is translated as MTEVSTSQLPESVDVLVIGAGAAGLMCAATAGQRGRNVLVLDHANKVGKKILMSGGGRCNFTNLYTSAENFYSNNPHFCKSALARYSQWDFIALVEKHGVAYHEKTLGQLFCDNKSRDIVDLLLAECRAAKAQIRTRCSITQIRALGQGYRVETSMGTVTCESLVVATGGLSIPTMGASGFGYEIAKQFGLDVVPTRAALVPFTQHKRQLERQGTLPGTSLSVTASCAEGSFQEQMLFTHRGLSGPAVLQVSSHWREGQTVVFDLSPEKNLAEWLPLRRQQSPDSHLHSVLAEVWSKKLVQFFLQRAQIVSRPLKQFGEGELQQAGEKLQSWKLVPAGTEGYRTAEVTLGGVDTAQVSSRTMECKTRQGLYFIGEVLDVTGWLGGFNFQWAWASGHAAGEVA
- the dcd gene encoding dCTP deaminase, with product MSIKSDKWIRRMAEQHGMIEPFEAGQVRHNDNGDRLISYGTSSYGYDVRCAREFKIFTNVHSATVDPKTFDENSFVDVEGDHCIIPPNSFALARTVEYFRIPRSVLTVCLGKSTYARCGIIVNVTPLEPEWEGHVTLEFSNTTNLPAKIYANEGVAQMLFFESDEVCDVSYADRGGKYQGQRGVTLPRT